One genomic window of Solanum dulcamara chromosome 10, daSolDulc1.2, whole genome shotgun sequence includes the following:
- the LOC129871516 gene encoding polygalacturonase-like, which produces MAKLIMSFIIVVFSFIVLFMELSNAATTYNVLTFGAKPNGETDTTQAFLKAWGVACSSVEAATIYVPKGRYLIKSATFRGPCKNRITVKIDGTLVAPLDYWAIGNSGYWLLFIQVNGISVIGGNIDAKGDAFWACRNSGNNCPVGARSITFNWANDVVISGLLSINSQLTHLVINSCNNVMVRNVKIIAPDQSPNTDGIHVQSSTGVTIIGCRIKTGDDCISIGPGTTNLWMEKILCGPGHGISIGSLGRDYEEDGVQNVTLAYSIFTGSDNGLRIKSWARPTTSFVKNINYRNIVMKYVDNPIIIDQNYCPNSQDCPGQTSGVKISEVTYKNIQGTSTTEVAMNFDCSPSNPCQGIQIQDIKLTYMNKKAKSFCNNVQGIKKGLILPDTCI; this is translated from the exons ATGGCTAAGCTTATAATGTCTTTCATTATTGTCGTCTTTTCTTTtatagttttattcatggaATTATCAAATGCAGCAACAACCTACAATGTGTTAACCTTTGGTGCAAAACCAAATGGCGAAACTGATACAACTCAGGCATTTCTAAAGGCATGGGGAGTTGCATGCAGCTCAGTTGAAGCGGCGACGATTTACGTACCCAAGGGACGTTATCTAATAAAATCAGCAACATTTAGGGGTCCATGTAAAAATAGAATTACTGTAAAGATTGATGGAACTCTTGTTGCACCATTGGATTATTGGGCCATTGGCAACTCTGGCTACTGGCTTTTGTTTATTCAGGTTAATGGAATTTCAGTTATTGGTGGAAATATTGATGCTAAAGGAGATGCTTTTTGGGCTTGCAGGAACTCAGGAAACAATTGTCCAGTTGGAGCTAGG TCGATAACCTTCAATTGGGCTAATGATGTTGTGATAAGTGGGTTACTATCAATCAACAGCCAGTTAACACACCTTGTGATCAATAGCTGCAACAATGTAATGGTTCGAAATGTAAAAATAATAGCCCCAGACCAAAGCCCAAACACAGATGGCATTCATGTTCAATCATCAACAGGTGTTACTATCATAGGTTGTAGAATCAAAACTGGAGATGATTGTATATCTATTGGTCCTGGTACAACAAATCTTTGGATGGAGAAAATTCTATGTGGACCTGGACATGGTATTAG CATTGGAAGTCTAGGAAGGGATTATGAAGAAGATGGGGTACAGAATGTGACATTAGCTTACTCAATATTCACAGGATCTGATAATGGATTAAGAATAAAATCTTGGGCAAGACCCACCACCAGTTTTGTCAAAAACATTAATTATCGTAACATAGTCATGAAGTACGTCGATAATCCAATCATCATTGATCAGAATTATTGCCCAAATAGCCAAGATTGTCCAGGACAG ACTTCTGGTGTAAAGATTAGTGAAGTGACATACAAAAATATACAAGGGACGTCGACAACTGAAGTTGCTATGAACTTCGACTGCAGCCCTAGCAATCCATGCCAAGGAATCCAGATACAAGACATAAAGCTCACTTATATGAACAAAAAGGCAAAATCATTTTGCAACAACGTTCAAGGAATTAAAAAAGGACTCATTTTGCCTGATACTTGTATATGA